The segment TCCTACTCCAACTACTTCTCCATCGCCAACGCCAACTGTTTCTCCTACTCCCACAATTTCTCCCACACCTACTATAACCTCTACACCCATTCCTCAGTCTGATATTCCTAATCGTATATCCGAACCCTCGTCATCCAACCCCGGGATCCATCTAGGTATAGTGACTGTATCACTCCCACCGGAGACAAAACCCGGAGATGTTGCAGAATTACAACTCACATTAGAGAATTCGGGCTCAACCACTCTCTCCAAGGATGCGAGAATTATTCTGTCTCCAATAAACCCTCTGGCAAAAATAGTAGGTGAACAACCTGCAATATATGAAAACGGAAAGTATCTTCTCACATTTGAGATTCAGATTCCTAAAGATCCTGGCACCTATATTTACATTTTTAATCCTGTGTATTTCGCAAAAGATCCAACAACAGGAGAAGATATCCGTATTCCGATAGGAGATCCTGTTAAGTTCACGGTAACTGTGGGATCGGATGGATCTGTGGTGGTGACTTCTTCATGAGGTGGAGCTATCCTCTTATTCTTCTTATACTAATGGCAGGTGTATCTGCAGACCGGCTCCCACCAGGTATGCCTGAAACCCAGGTCTTTTCTATTGGATCTACTCTCAGTGTAACCGGAATCACTGATCAATCTACACAAATGGATTGGACTTCATCAAGAGGATCTCCGCTTGAAAGCACTACCTTTAACAGTTCGGATCTCATCTCACTCGTTCAGTACCATGACTCGCTTATGGGTAACGGTGGAACTGTTGTTGAAGTAAAAAATTTCGATTTTGGTTCAGGTTCACAGTCTCGTTCGATGTATAACATCGAGAGCGAAAAAGTACTCACATATAACAGCCGCGAAGGTTCACTTCTCCTGGGCTCTGAGACTCTGATGATGGATAATATGGGTAATAGCACGAGTGATTCACTCCCTATCAGGTGTGTTTTCTCAGATCAAAATGCCATTCTGATGCCTGCGTTCTGCAATATTGTCCAGGCAAAAAGTGATCTTATCAACATAAACCAGGCGAAAGTTTCAACCAAGGGCGAGATCAGATCAGCAGGCGGGTTCAGCACTTCAGCGGCTATGAATTACCGGATTGCAGTCACGGCTGACAAGAATGTGCCTGCACATGGCACCGTCAGAACTGAGTTTGCAGGAAGTATCATGGAAGCCCGGGATACGAATCTGTCAGAAAACACCTGGTACAAGACCGCTGCAACTAATTCATGGAAAGATAAAACCGAAGTGGCCGGGGAGGTTAGGAATCTGCAGAAGACGTTCGGGTATGTGTCCGGGATGAGGGTGTGAAAAAAAGATGACATTCGATTACTATTCATAGTTTTCTTTTTTTCCTACTGCTACCACGCAAATAATCAGTCGATCATCCATAATTCGATATGTCAGGCGGTATTCCCCGATTCTCATCCGATATCGTGGTTTATCCGGAGGGCATCCTTTAATCTTCCTTACATTATGGTAATGAAATGGATCACTCGCAAGATTTTCAAGAGCGATCTCAATTCGTATTCGGGTTGTTATGGGTAGTTTGATAAAAGATTTTTCAGCCCGATGGGTGAATTGTACGCGGTACTCCATTAATTCCCCAGGGATTTTCTCACCTGGTCATCACCAAGATCTTTCATAATATCCCGGAGATTACGGACACGACCTGCTTGAATGTCTGCTTCACTAGCCTTGATATCATCACGTTCATCCTGAGTAAGTGGCTCATCATCATATGCAGCATCAACCAGACGATCAATGAGAGCATCAAATGTTTCTCTCGGATGAAGTTTGAGAGCTTGTAGTTTTTCTTTGGTCTCTGACCTGAGTTGAACGGTGGTCATTGCCATAGTGAGTTATAGTGTACTATAACCTGATAATCATATCCACGAATAGAAGATCATCAAAAAGAAAAGGGCTATATTATCCCTTTATCCGAACAGATTCGAGAATCCAAGGAAGTGGAGTGTGAAAAAACTGAAAACCTGAAAAAAACCGGATGGTTCTAAATATTTACTTTCAGACTGTTCCTGGTTTGTATACTTATTTACATTCTTACAACCTGCCAGAGATCTCGGCACATTTCCGGATTGTCTATTCAGGAGATCAGTTCACCTGGTTGCTGAGAAATAATCCTTCAATTCGCTTGGATTCCCCATCAGCCAACGATTTTTCTTTCGTCTGACACCCCGTTAAAATTACTTTTCCCTCCCGGTCGACATTATACATAGCCGTGAAATGCGGCAGGGAATCGAACAATGGCAGACTTTACAACCAAGAGTGTCACCAAGTCAGCTGAGCGGAAACTCAGCTCACCCATCGACACCGTAGCAAACTTCCTGGCACTTGTTCAGGATGTGATCGAGAACAACCCCTGGGGATGCACATCGTATACATCTAACAACCAGACTGTTGCCGGGGTTGTCAGGGGATCTGAACACTACACCGGAAAGATCGTGTATGAGAACGCAGAAGCAAAGACGGTAGGGCAGATATCAGTCCGGGCTCCAACTTCTGCAGCTTTCAACACCGATATCAGCACGATAGTTGCTGCAACAGCAATAAACACCGCAATGGGGGGAACACCGTCACATGACAGTTCTGAAGACTCCTTCAGCTGTGCTCTCAAATGCCACAACGCAAACGGAGAGATCTTCTCTGTCACATTCAAGCGTGACAGTGTTGTGGTATCAGGATACGAAGCAGACAGCATTCTCACCGGGATAGAAACCTGGGCAGATACCGTTGCTCTCCTGGCATAATCTCCAGGAGAGAAGAATGCGATGGAATTATCTGGCAACCGGATCAGTTCTTCTGATCCTTGCCTCTCTTACCGGAGCAGAGTGCCTTGGCACAACCATCAGCACTGACGGAACAGTCCATTTGTTTGGATCTGGTGAGGATGGCAACGGGTCGTTTGTATCCCGGGTTATGACCGTAGGGTCTTCCGAACTCTCCCGGATAATTACCGGTGAAGATTCAGGAACCCTGATGTCAGTTCATGGAACAGGTCCGGTGCTTTTCTCTGATTATACCACAAAAGACCGGGTATCTCCT is part of the Methanospirillum lacunae genome and harbors:
- a CDS encoding type II toxin-antitoxin system RelE family toxin, producing MEYRVQFTHRAEKSFIKLPITTRIRIEIALENLASDPFHYHNVRKIKGCPPDKPRYRMRIGEYRLTYRIMDDRLIICVVAVGKKENYE
- a CDS encoding DUF7557 family protein, encoding MTTVQLRSETKEKLQALKLHPRETFDALIDRLVDAAYDDEPLTQDERDDIKASEADIQAGRVRNLRDIMKDLGDDQVRKSLGN